The Bacillus sp. Y1 genome has a window encoding:
- a CDS encoding Gfo/Idh/MocA family protein: MMKDQVVTVGLIGLGGMANAHRRMISELNQLSLIALCDVNRDLLKKIGEEEGISEEMCFHEMEALISHPDVDAVISIVPNHLHAKVIELCIHYQKPVMAEKPFTLNFAEAEKLAVLYEKQPIPCMVGFSYRYIPSFRYAKTLLEENKIGTIRHINVRYLQSFGAPLYEVPYAWRFNQSISGTGALGDLGAHMIDSARFFIGEFQSVSAMTKTFIHQRKDPMSGEMKKVDVDDYASFHAILEENVIGHFVTTRNAVGSENQHEVTIYGDNGTIHINCERPNEIDICVKDDTNNKPVFRTYDVPENYKRQQLEDFMDVVTFNSKQGTPTFYDGYQNQKVIEKIIQSAESGQTVIID, translated from the coding sequence ATGATGAAAGATCAAGTTGTAACAGTAGGGTTAATTGGTTTAGGAGGAATGGCGAATGCGCACCGCCGCATGATTTCCGAGTTAAATCAACTATCATTGATTGCTCTTTGTGATGTGAATCGAGACCTCTTAAAGAAAATAGGTGAGGAGGAAGGAATTAGCGAGGAGATGTGTTTTCATGAGATGGAAGCCTTAATATCACATCCTGATGTTGACGCTGTTATCTCAATTGTGCCTAATCACTTACATGCTAAGGTGATAGAGTTATGTATTCACTATCAAAAACCGGTTATGGCTGAAAAACCTTTTACACTCAATTTTGCCGAAGCTGAGAAATTGGCAGTTTTGTATGAAAAACAGCCCATTCCTTGTATGGTTGGATTCTCTTACCGCTATATTCCGTCTTTTCGCTATGCAAAAACACTACTAGAAGAAAATAAAATTGGTACAATCCGGCATATTAATGTTCGATATCTACAATCATTTGGAGCACCTTTATATGAAGTGCCTTACGCTTGGCGTTTTAACCAATCTATTTCTGGTACAGGAGCATTGGGGGATTTAGGTGCTCATATGATTGATAGTGCTCGATTCTTTATTGGTGAGTTTCAATCGGTATCCGCAATGACGAAAACATTCATACACCAACGGAAAGACCCAATGAGTGGAGAAATGAAAAAAGTGGATGTTGATGACTATGCTAGTTTTCATGCGATTCTAGAAGAAAATGTGATTGGACATTTTGTCACGACAAGAAATGCGGTTGGATCAGAAAATCAGCATGAAGTCACCATTTACGGTGATAACGGTACGATTCACATTAATTGTGAACGCCCGAATGAGATCGATATTTGTGTCAAAGATGATACAAACAATAAACCTGTTTTTAGGACCTACGATGTCCCAGAAAACTATAAAAGACAACAACTTGAGGATTTTATGGACGTAGTCACATTCAATTCCAAACAGGGAACACCTACCTTTTATGATGGCTATCAAAATCAAAAAGTAATAGAAAAAATTATTCAATCTGCAGAGAGTGGACAAACAGTAATAATCGACTAG
- a CDS encoding sensor histidine kinase, whose product MRKMTAWFKNLKFRSKILFICLLSSILPVVVLGSYCYHQIQNILINRESEVLEESLNQAVSSIDYKVTTYTNVINQIVWNEDVKRGVTSEYDNSYEMYLFYRDILDPLSLNTHFLYSEINTITIFSNNPMHAHGDILRPLSAIEQKSWFDQILETSTPKFVVSAADRTFEVVTQIFDQNHSITNVVYIDIDYEHVFESMSGLFENNYGLVILDEYNKPVYTFQNFQEAYDSYELTTNEFQKKLNDGSLSEDFVYKESTLTSYNWTAYLYRPLDTIYASTYKITVTVFIVILLCVLTLFLSIYYLSRITVRPLEKLEKNMELIEKGELSVTVTNSSTDEIGNLIRRFTNMVHKLQEMINEVYKSKIAEQQYEMKALQAQINPHFFYNSLSLINSKAIIAEQEDISKMAQLLSTFYRTTLNRGKNTISVREELENTTSYIQIQRMMHSDSFDVRCEIDEEILDYTMLNLLLQPLVENAINHGIDHKESPGKAVLTITAKQTDNSLIFKVSDNGCGMGLEMLESILTTKTKGYGVQNVHHRVQLAYGTDYGLAYTSKWMEGTTVTLTIPKVS is encoded by the coding sequence ATGCGGAAAATGACAGCTTGGTTCAAAAATTTGAAATTCAGAAGTAAAATACTATTTATATGCCTTCTATCAAGTATCCTTCCTGTCGTCGTATTGGGGAGTTACTGTTATCATCAAATTCAAAATATACTAATCAATCGAGAAAGTGAAGTGTTAGAGGAGTCCTTAAACCAGGCAGTTTCAAGTATCGATTACAAAGTTACTACGTATACAAATGTGATTAACCAAATTGTTTGGAATGAAGATGTAAAGAGAGGAGTTACTTCTGAATATGACAATTCCTATGAGATGTATTTGTTTTACCGAGACATACTAGATCCTTTATCCTTAAACACTCATTTTTTATACAGCGAAATTAATACCATCACTATCTTTAGTAACAATCCAATGCATGCACATGGTGATATTCTTCGCCCACTTTCAGCCATTGAACAAAAAAGCTGGTTTGATCAAATATTAGAAACGTCTACTCCAAAATTTGTTGTTTCCGCAGCGGATCGGACTTTTGAAGTAGTCACCCAAATATTTGATCAAAATCATAGTATTACAAATGTAGTGTATATAGATATCGATTACGAACATGTCTTTGAAAGCATGTCGGGTTTATTTGAAAACAATTATGGTCTAGTTATCCTTGATGAATATAATAAACCTGTATATACCTTCCAAAATTTTCAGGAAGCATATGATTCATATGAATTAACAACAAACGAATTCCAAAAAAAATTAAATGATGGTTCTCTGTCGGAGGATTTTGTATATAAAGAGTCCACATTAACCTCTTATAATTGGACTGCATATCTATATCGTCCATTGGACACCATTTATGCTTCTACTTATAAGATCACTGTCACCGTTTTTATCGTGATTTTGTTATGTGTATTGACTTTGTTTCTTTCCATCTACTATCTCTCCCGAATTACCGTTCGTCCATTAGAAAAGCTAGAGAAGAATATGGAACTGATCGAAAAAGGCGAATTATCTGTAACCGTTACAAATTCTTCAACGGATGAAATCGGGAACCTAATTAGGCGATTTACCAATATGGTTCATAAACTACAGGAAATGATTAATGAAGTTTATAAAAGTAAAATCGCCGAACAACAATATGAAATGAAAGCTCTACAAGCTCAGATCAACCCACACTTTTTTTATAACAGCCTTTCCCTTATTAACAGCAAGGCAATTATAGCGGAACAAGAAGACATTAGTAAGATGGCTCAACTTCTTTCTACATTTTATCGAACCACATTAAATAGAGGGAAAAATACGATTTCCGTCAGAGAGGAATTAGAAAACACAACATCTTATATTCAAATTCAGCGAATGATGCATTCTGACTCCTTTGATGTTCGTTGCGAAATTGACGAAGAGATCTTGGATTACACCATGCTGAATCTTCTTTTACAACCTTTAGTTGAAAATGCCATTAATCACGGAATTGATCATAAAGAAAGTCCTGGAAAAGCGGTATTAACCATCACAGCAAAACAAACAGATAATAGTCTCATCTTTAAAGTCTCTGATAATGGGTGTGGTATGGGTCTTGAAATGTTAGAATCCATTCTAACTACTAAAACGAAAGGCTACGGGGTCCAAAATGTTCATCATCGTGTGCAACTTGCATATGGAACTGATTATGGCTTAGCTTATACAAGTAAATGGATGGAGGGAACAACAGTGACACTTACTATTCCAAAAGTTAGCTGA
- a CDS encoding response regulator — MYRILIIDDERDERNVIRFLLNKYNFQLVIDEASNGKEALSLLETQPVDILFTDVKMPFVDGIELATRARELYPNLHIIFFSGHDDFYYAKKALSLRAVDYILKPVKPDEFQNTISTVLQNIKKEEKEHELREANTEFLKTHVLYRLINKTPIDLLKNEYPTMNFDFLNHYTSLMLMQFEEPFFDRLPKEEDTFFFYNQIKKMIPDYPCDFINLNAFQILLLFGKKEKHTEYKEMAIKIQKQVYSTYGINCYISFSNESFSPSELPKFFEELEHYLEDRFFYSDTYIYPIDASTRESKEYLEQDEHTLQRIQTAIQLVDIVTFKQNMKLLFQKYHAKQGISHIYVRYFFSKLLQTLCQKLPHYNKELINKKMEAIFSCQHFSEIETILVNVQDEVIGKLEEKEQSPKHVIHLVQQYITEHYGDDLSLNILAEKVYLSPSYLSEIFIQETGCGLNKYIKSLRMENAKDLLNNTNMKITDICKKVGYHNLSYFVRSFREHFGSSPEKYRQMKKQ; from the coding sequence ATGTATCGTATCTTGATAATAGATGATGAAAGAGACGAACGGAATGTTATTCGATTCCTTCTTAATAAGTACAATTTTCAACTTGTAATAGACGAAGCCTCCAACGGAAAAGAGGCTCTTTCTCTATTAGAAACACAGCCTGTAGATATATTATTTACAGATGTAAAAATGCCTTTTGTTGATGGAATTGAATTAGCAACGAGGGCTCGAGAGCTTTATCCTAACCTTCACATTATATTCTTCAGTGGTCATGATGACTTTTATTATGCCAAGAAGGCGCTATCATTAAGGGCTGTAGATTATATATTGAAACCAGTAAAACCGGATGAATTTCAGAATACTATTTCCACTGTTTTGCAAAATATAAAAAAAGAAGAAAAAGAACATGAATTAAGAGAAGCAAATACCGAATTTCTTAAAACTCATGTTTTATATCGACTAATTAATAAAACACCTATTGATTTGTTAAAGAATGAATATCCCACTATGAATTTTGATTTTTTAAATCATTATACTTCCCTAATGTTAATGCAGTTTGAAGAACCATTTTTTGATCGATTACCAAAGGAAGAAGATACTTTTTTCTTTTATAATCAAATTAAGAAAATGATCCCAGATTATCCGTGCGATTTTATTAATTTGAATGCGTTTCAAATCCTGTTGTTATTTGGGAAAAAGGAAAAACATACGGAATATAAAGAAATGGCAATAAAGATCCAAAAACAGGTCTACTCCACATATGGAATAAATTGTTATATATCTTTCAGTAATGAATCCTTTTCTCCAAGTGAGTTACCTAAATTTTTTGAAGAGTTGGAACATTATCTAGAAGATCGTTTCTTCTATTCTGACACCTATATCTATCCAATAGATGCCTCAACTAGAGAAAGCAAGGAGTATCTTGAACAAGATGAACATACCCTCCAGAGGATACAAACAGCCATTCAATTAGTAGATATTGTTACCTTTAAACAAAACATGAAACTTCTATTTCAAAAATATCATGCAAAACAGGGGATTTCCCATATTTATGTCCGCTATTTCTTTTCAAAGCTATTGCAGACACTTTGTCAGAAGCTTCCTCATTATAACAAGGAATTGATAAATAAAAAGATGGAAGCTATTTTTTCTTGTCAGCATTTTTCTGAAATTGAAACGATTTTAGTCAATGTTCAGGATGAAGTGATAGGAAAATTAGAGGAAAAAGAACAATCTCCTAAACACGTCATTCATCTCGTTCAGCAATATATTACAGAGCACTATGGAGATGATTTAAGTTTGAATATACTAGCTGAAAAAGTGTACTTGTCCCCTAGTTATTTAAGCGAAATTTTCATACAAGAAACGGGCTGTGGACTTAATAAATACATTAAGAGTCTTCGGATGGAAAATGCAAAAGATCTCCTTAATAATACAAATATGAAAATCACTGATATATGTAAAAAGGTAGGCTATCATAATCTATCCTATTTTGTTCGAAGTTTTAGGGAACATTTCGGCTCAAGTCCTGAAAAATACCGCCAGATGAAAAAGCAATAG